In Streptomyces thermolilacinus SPC6, a single genomic region encodes these proteins:
- a CDS encoding helix-turn-helix transcriptional regulator, giving the protein MDYDFTFVVSGVDVDDQAAVEALLENCDALLARAGGVDMLSITGSGASALEAALNAVSSARAVVPRLKVCRLDRDLVGVHEIAERTGRTRQNVSQWIAGARKGQGAPFPAAEGTVGRSQAWLWSEVNQWLAGHGLDDGVAYPTRAEMAEIDVALANAVTLHFTAADTPGFEAGRDRVVQELESKHLSGFMKYLAGLDRTTGVRGGHVLLVADAAEPARGVMECVSSFDHDVILVTATDQFTATVLSTRAPLGPTAVITVPREATVGDWLSLVQDNPQAAFAPEGPEGAEAAAKEVPTIRRRLAIAA; this is encoded by the coding sequence ATGGACTACGACTTCACCTTTGTCGTCTCCGGCGTGGACGTGGATGACCAAGCCGCCGTCGAAGCCTTGCTGGAGAACTGCGACGCATTGTTGGCCCGAGCCGGCGGCGTGGACATGCTCAGCATCACCGGCTCCGGCGCCTCGGCTCTCGAAGCGGCATTGAACGCCGTGTCCTCCGCCCGCGCGGTCGTCCCGCGACTGAAGGTGTGCCGACTGGACCGCGACCTGGTCGGTGTCCACGAGATCGCCGAGCGGACGGGGCGCACGCGCCAGAATGTCAGCCAGTGGATCGCCGGAGCCCGCAAGGGGCAGGGGGCGCCGTTCCCCGCCGCCGAGGGAACCGTCGGCAGGTCCCAGGCCTGGCTGTGGAGCGAGGTCAACCAGTGGCTGGCCGGGCATGGTCTCGACGACGGGGTCGCGTACCCCACGCGTGCCGAGATGGCGGAGATCGATGTCGCCCTCGCCAACGCGGTCACCCTGCACTTCACCGCCGCTGACACGCCCGGCTTCGAGGCGGGGCGCGACAGGGTGGTCCAGGAGCTCGAGAGCAAGCACCTCTCGGGGTTCATGAAGTATCTGGCTGGCCTCGATCGCACTACCGGCGTGCGAGGAGGCCACGTGCTGCTGGTCGCCGACGCGGCGGAACCGGCTCGCGGAGTGATGGAGTGCGTTTCCAGCTTCGACCATGACGTCATCCTGGTGACGGCGACGGACCAGTTCACGGCCACTGTGCTCTCCACCCGCGCTCCACTGGGGCCGACAGCGGTCATCACCGTGCCCCGGGAGGCAACGGTCGGCGACTGGCTGAGCCTGGTGCAGGACAACCCGCAAGCGGCGTTCGCCCCGGAGGGCCCGGAAGGTGCGGAGGCGGCCGCGAAGGAAGTGCCCACGATCCGGCGCCGCCTCGCCATCGCCGCATAG
- a CDS encoding DUF6528 family protein, protein MIVGTLALVLGLLAGGGAAPPVTDVVVTEQASRRVVVYDGARLVWGAPGERWAFSPVGDARYADLVPERSWVHPDEAKVRRWRGRTYLLTTASYGFAAVVAHPSGDRYWGAALAPGTIRVNPHSAELLPDGSVVVAGSTGDLVRRYEPPPGRRYADFRLDDAHGLQWDQRLGLLWALGRDRLVALRPYGTGLRLLYDVPLPSRGGHDLGQVARNPDRLWVTTNTAVYQYVKSRRVFVRDPRVSRPLVKAVGDDPLTGRVLSTAPEPGLAEPWWTTTVALHHPTGAYRLPGGGIYKARWWSLPPHPPYVP, encoded by the coding sequence GTGATCGTCGGGACGCTCGCCCTGGTTCTGGGGCTCCTCGCCGGCGGCGGTGCCGCCCCTCCCGTCACCGATGTCGTCGTGACCGAGCAGGCTTCCCGGCGGGTCGTCGTGTACGACGGGGCGCGGCTTGTGTGGGGGGCGCCCGGTGAGCGGTGGGCGTTCTCGCCGGTCGGTGACGCCCGGTACGCCGATCTCGTGCCCGAGCGGAGCTGGGTCCACCCAGACGAGGCCAAGGTGCGGCGGTGGCGGGGCCGTACGTACCTGCTCACCACCGCCTCGTACGGGTTCGCCGCCGTCGTCGCCCATCCGTCCGGTGACCGTTACTGGGGCGCCGCCCTCGCCCCCGGCACGATCCGGGTCAACCCGCACAGCGCCGAACTGCTGCCCGACGGCTCCGTCGTGGTCGCCGGAAGCACCGGGGACCTGGTCCGGCGGTACGAGCCGCCGCCCGGCCGCCGGTACGCCGACTTCCGGCTCGACGACGCCCACGGGCTCCAGTGGGACCAGCGGCTGGGCCTGCTGTGGGCGCTCGGGCGGGACCGGCTGGTGGCCCTGCGGCCGTACGGGACCGGCCTGCGCCTCCTGTACGACGTGCCGCTGCCCAGCCGGGGCGGCCACGACCTCGGCCAGGTCGCCCGGAACCCGGACCGGCTGTGGGTCACCACCAACACGGCCGTCTACCAGTACGTCAAGAGCCGCCGCGTCTTCGTGCGGGACCCCAGGGTCAGTCGCCCCCTCGTGAAGGCCGTCGGCGACGACCCCCTCACCGGCCGGGTCCTGTCCACCGCTCCCGAACCCGGCCTCGCCGAGCCCTGGTGGACGACCACCGTCGCCCTGCACCACCCCACCGGGGCCTACCGCCTGCCCGGCGGCGGCATCTACAAGGCCCGCTGGTGGAGCCTTCCTCCGCACCCGCCGTACGTCCCCTGA
- a CDS encoding ALF repeat-containing protein, with protein MPPTLWSRRRLLTTLTAMTAAPALPGVLTLAAAPAYATDTSGIPDRLPATERARAVWAYRTGGRAVRQAAAEALAGGAAQITAFLNGGLAAAQAEDNRFAVFQGLAWAGRSVQAAGQEALAAGDEAIAAYLKDGFRTPLKTDLRVEVFRVMNSGGRAVRREASAALTTDTREALETFLNETRFTAQDEDERVEIFSVLASASPEVKKYAERALADGSPKAIHWFLTTGQHIARARDEETATIEQLVAIVEREGKQAKLKTDKAVAASNQAKEAAAKAKEAALTAAAEAQAAQNDVRKSAKAADKAADAARGAASAAQTAISASRAAQSASQRAARAAQAAAAAAAQAGRAASRAYHAAIAASADASKASAARQAAEGARNAAAKARTAAAAAQQASLASSQASAAGAAAASAAGNAAAAANASADAAAAAGAATDQARRAREAAAEANAQAARASSAAALSQRLAGASAAAAAEAHRAANSAADHADKAAAAAEEAARYAGQAIEYAKRSTAYADAAYQAATTAADAVKKAQEVEAAARAAEAERIQQDTEIGIVAARLKAAQEKAALERLSRQRTQSEQTSQEITALVEQAQSALAAGDDARAVELGRKAAVMLLDSHGTWTREAAEFALAGGDYEILNWIDADRLAAQQQDDRETVLAVAQVAAPDVAAAAQSALESQDTGAASRFLAQGMTEAAATENRVTIFKILSQDPGPAVKAKAQAALDDGSPEALFRFLSTEYAEAVKEDDNVEIFRILNTGGAYLKSAAQVVLEGSALMRRSFVAHDQYNVARLDQDAEAHVAAIRASIAHAARVAQKALEDAAYALKAAAEARKAATEASNWAAKAKGYADAAAAAATEARDNAAAADAWAAKAAASATQAKEAAAVARTAARTANYSANQAYASAGQAQASAHSAAQSAAQARAAATQAGQDARAAAAAASDAHRIAQQKRQQEIAAAAAEAARKARENQQNGTNPADTPDSDKNKAKEDAEFLGLTADQWTTWSGRISTVAGTISAAAGGAALIAAMIPGGQPVAAFLGGVSVIAGGISVLAGGVNVIATGFSAGWGSADFNKSLGTFAVSALFFGKGRALSWASKRVEGLSGIADEVGTKVSGFLEDTATAAIGWLNWS; from the coding sequence ATGCCACCCACCCTGTGGAGCAGACGACGCCTCCTCACCACGCTGACCGCCATGACCGCCGCCCCCGCGCTGCCCGGCGTGCTCACCCTCGCCGCCGCACCCGCGTACGCGACGGACACCAGCGGCATACCCGACCGGCTTCCGGCCACCGAGCGGGCGCGGGCCGTGTGGGCCTACCGCACCGGCGGCCGTGCCGTACGCCAGGCCGCCGCCGAGGCGCTGGCCGGGGGCGCGGCCCAGATCACGGCCTTCCTGAACGGCGGGCTCGCCGCCGCCCAGGCCGAGGACAACCGTTTCGCCGTGTTCCAGGGCCTCGCCTGGGCCGGCAGGTCCGTCCAGGCGGCCGGGCAGGAGGCACTGGCCGCCGGTGACGAGGCGATCGCCGCGTACCTGAAGGACGGCTTCCGGACGCCGCTCAAGACCGATCTGCGGGTCGAGGTCTTCCGCGTCATGAACAGCGGCGGCAGGGCCGTACGCCGGGAGGCCTCCGCCGCTCTGACGACGGACACCCGCGAGGCACTGGAGACGTTCCTCAACGAGACGCGGTTCACCGCCCAGGACGAGGACGAGCGGGTCGAGATCTTCAGCGTCCTCGCCTCCGCGTCCCCCGAGGTGAAGAAGTACGCCGAACGGGCGCTCGCCGACGGGTCCCCGAAGGCCATCCACTGGTTCCTCACCACCGGCCAGCACATCGCCCGCGCCCGTGACGAGGAAACCGCCACGATCGAGCAGCTCGTGGCGATCGTGGAGCGCGAGGGCAAGCAGGCCAAGCTCAAGACGGACAAGGCCGTCGCCGCCTCCAACCAGGCCAAGGAGGCAGCGGCCAAGGCGAAGGAGGCCGCCCTCACGGCCGCCGCCGAGGCGCAGGCCGCGCAGAACGACGTCCGCAAGTCGGCGAAGGCCGCCGACAAGGCCGCCGACGCCGCGCGCGGCGCCGCCAGCGCGGCACAGACCGCGATCAGCGCCTCCCGGGCCGCCCAGTCCGCCTCGCAGCGGGCAGCGCGGGCCGCGCAGGCCGCCGCCGCGGCCGCCGCGCAGGCGGGCCGGGCCGCGTCCCGCGCCTACCACGCGGCCATCGCCGCGTCCGCCGACGCCAGCAAGGCGTCCGCCGCGCGCCAGGCCGCCGAAGGCGCCCGCAACGCCGCCGCCAAGGCCCGTACCGCCGCGGCCGCCGCCCAGCAGGCGTCCCTCGCCTCCTCGCAGGCGTCCGCCGCCGGTGCCGCGGCCGCGTCCGCCGCGGGCAACGCCGCCGCGGCCGCCAACGCCTCCGCCGACGCCGCCGCGGCCGCCGGTGCCGCCACCGACCAGGCGCGCCGGGCCCGCGAGGCGGCCGCCGAGGCCAACGCGCAGGCCGCCCGCGCCAGCAGCGCCGCCGCCCTGTCCCAGCGCCTCGCGGGCGCTTCCGCCGCCGCGGCGGCCGAGGCGCACCGGGCGGCCAACTCCGCCGCCGACCACGCCGACAAGGCGGCCGCGGCGGCCGAGGAAGCCGCGCGGTACGCCGGGCAGGCCATCGAGTACGCCAAGCGGTCCACCGCGTACGCCGACGCGGCCTACCAGGCGGCCACCACCGCCGCCGACGCGGTCAAGAAGGCGCAGGAGGTCGAGGCGGCGGCCCGCGCGGCCGAGGCCGAACGGATCCAGCAGGACACCGAGATCGGCATCGTCGCGGCCCGGCTCAAGGCCGCGCAGGAGAAGGCGGCCCTGGAGCGGCTCTCCCGGCAGCGCACCCAGAGCGAGCAGACCTCGCAGGAGATCACCGCCCTCGTCGAGCAGGCCCAGAGCGCCCTGGCCGCCGGGGACGACGCCCGGGCCGTGGAGCTGGGCCGCAAGGCGGCCGTCATGCTCCTGGACAGCCACGGCACCTGGACCCGCGAGGCGGCCGAGTTCGCCCTCGCGGGCGGCGACTACGAGATCCTCAACTGGATCGACGCCGACCGGCTCGCCGCGCAGCAGCAGGACGACCGGGAGACCGTTCTCGCCGTCGCCCAGGTCGCCGCCCCGGACGTCGCGGCGGCCGCGCAGAGCGCCCTGGAGAGCCAGGACACCGGCGCGGCGAGCCGCTTCCTCGCGCAGGGCATGACGGAGGCGGCGGCCACCGAGAACCGGGTCACCATCTTCAAGATCCTGAGCCAGGACCCCGGCCCGGCGGTCAAGGCCAAGGCCCAGGCCGCGCTCGACGACGGCAGCCCCGAGGCGCTGTTCCGCTTCCTGAGCACGGAGTACGCCGAGGCGGTCAAGGAAGACGACAACGTCGAGATCTTCCGCATCCTCAACACGGGCGGCGCCTACCTGAAGTCCGCGGCACAGGTCGTGCTGGAGGGCTCCGCCCTGATGCGGCGCTCGTTCGTCGCGCACGACCAGTACAACGTGGCCCGCCTCGACCAGGACGCCGAGGCCCATGTCGCGGCGATCCGGGCCTCCATCGCCCACGCCGCCCGCGTCGCGCAGAAGGCGCTGGAGGACGCCGCGTACGCCCTCAAGGCGGCGGCGGAGGCCCGCAAGGCCGCCACCGAGGCGTCCAACTGGGCGGCCAAGGCGAAGGGTTACGCCGACGCCGCGGCGGCCGCCGCCACGGAGGCCCGGGACAACGCCGCCGCCGCCGACGCGTGGGCCGCCAAGGCCGCGGCGTCCGCGACCCAGGCGAAGGAGGCGGCGGCCGTCGCCCGTACCGCCGCCCGGACCGCGAACTACTCCGCGAACCAGGCGTACGCCTCCGCGGGCCAGGCGCAGGCGTCGGCCCACTCGGCGGCGCAGTCCGCGGCGCAGGCCCGCGCCGCGGCGACGCAGGCGGGCCAGGACGCGCGGGCCGCCGCGGCGGCGGCGAGCGACGCGCACCGCATCGCGCAGCAGAAGCGGCAGCAGGAGATCGCCGCGGCGGCGGCCGAGGCGGCGCGCAAGGCCCGGGAGAACCAGCAGAACGGCACCAACCCGGCCGACACGCCCGACAGCGACAAGAACAAGGCCAAGGAGGACGCCGAGTTCCTCGGGCTGACCGCCGACCAGTGGACGACGTGGTCCGGCCGCATCAGCACCGTGGCCGGGACGATCTCGGCCGCCGCCGGTGGCGCGGCGCTGATCGCCGCGATGATCCCGGGCGGCCAGCCCGTCGCGGCGTTCCTCGGCGGCGTGTCGGTCATCGCGGGCGGCATCTCCGTGCTGGCCGGCGGCGTGAACGTCATCGCCACCGGGTTCTCGGCGGGCTGGGGCAGCGCCGACTTCAACAAGTCGCTGGGAACTTTCGCGGTGAGCGCGCTGTTCTTCGGTAAGGGGCGCGCGCTGAGCTGGGCGTCCAAGCGGGTCGAGGGGCTGAGCGGCATCGCCGACGAGGTCGGCACGAAGGTGTCCGGCTTCCTGGAGGACACCGCGACGGCGGCCATCGGATGGCTGAACTGGAGCTGA
- a CDS encoding MerR family transcriptional regulator → MEELAEAAGITPRTLRFYRERGLIPPPRREGRIAWYGPHHLARLRTIAALLERGHTLNGIADLAAAFESGRDVGEVLGLGEPTEEEPVRLTPEQLADHFGDQVTAENFATALDLGYLAMDGQHIVHVSRRLLDVSSALVREGVPLAAVLGAARDVRTHADALARLFTDLLREHARDEDVKRLRPLAKSVVDAELSLALDRRLRELSGG, encoded by the coding sequence ATGGAGGAGCTGGCCGAGGCGGCCGGCATCACCCCCAGGACGCTCCGCTTCTACCGCGAGCGCGGGCTGATCCCGCCGCCGCGCCGCGAGGGCCGCATCGCCTGGTACGGCCCCCACCACCTGGCGCGGCTGCGGACGATCGCCGCGCTGCTGGAGCGCGGCCACACCCTGAACGGCATCGCGGACCTGGCCGCCGCGTTCGAGAGCGGCCGTGACGTGGGCGAGGTGCTGGGGCTCGGCGAGCCGACGGAGGAGGAGCCCGTACGGCTCACGCCGGAGCAGCTGGCCGACCACTTCGGCGACCAGGTCACCGCCGAGAACTTCGCCACCGCGCTGGACCTGGGCTACCTCGCGATGGACGGCCAGCACATCGTGCACGTGAGCCGGCGGCTGCTGGACGTGTCGTCGGCGCTGGTACGGGAGGGGGTGCCGCTGGCGGCGGTGCTGGGTGCGGCGCGGGACGTGCGCACCCACGCGGACGCGCTGGCGAGGCTGTTCACGGACCTGCTGCGCGAGCACGCCCGCGACGAGGACGTGAAACGGCTGCGGCCGCTCGCCAAGAGCGTGGTGGACGCGGAGCTGTCGCTCGCCCTGGACCGGCGGCTGAGGGAACTGAGCGGCGGCTGA
- a CDS encoding flavin-containing monooxygenase has product MSDHAREHVRVAVIGSGFGGLGAAVRLRREGITDFVVLERSGSVGGTWRDNSYPGCACDVPSHLYSFSFAPNPDWPRTFSGQPHIRAYLERVTDTFGLRPHLRLGHEVLMTRWDPDALRWEVETSRGTLTADMVVSATGPLSDPKIPDVPGLDGFREAGGKVFHSARWDHDHDLTGKRVAMIGTGASAIQIVPAIQPKVGRLTLFQRTPPWVMPRVDRAVTAPERWLHRQLPFTGKARRGILWGIRELQVGAFTKRPEVLSLVEALAKANMHRAVKDPALRAKLTPSYRIGCKRILLSNDYYPAVARPNVDVVAAGLTEVRGRTVVGADGTEAEVDVIIFGTGFHVTDMPIAERVVGAEGITLAEAWKDGMEALRGATAAGFPNFMTVIGPNTGLGNSSMILMIESQLNYMADFVRQLGLLGEGRALAPRPSAVAAWNRRVQARMERTVWKSGGCDSWYLDANGRNTTLWPGTTSEFRRATRTVDLGEYEVVRAPAGAAGTGKAAPRGREEATA; this is encoded by the coding sequence ATGAGCGACCACGCGCGCGAACACGTACGAGTGGCGGTGATCGGTTCCGGATTCGGCGGCCTCGGTGCCGCCGTCCGGCTGCGCCGCGAGGGCATCACCGACTTCGTCGTCCTGGAGCGGTCCGGCTCGGTGGGGGGCACCTGGCGCGACAACAGCTACCCCGGCTGCGCCTGCGACGTCCCGTCGCACCTGTACTCGTTCTCGTTCGCGCCCAACCCCGACTGGCCCCGCACCTTCTCCGGGCAACCGCACATCCGCGCGTACCTGGAGCGGGTCACCGACACCTTCGGGCTCCGCCCCCATCTGCGCCTCGGGCACGAGGTGCTGATGACGCGCTGGGACCCGGACGCGCTGCGCTGGGAGGTCGAGACCTCGCGCGGCACCCTCACCGCCGACATGGTCGTCTCCGCGACCGGTCCGCTCTCCGACCCGAAGATCCCGGACGTGCCCGGCCTCGACGGCTTCCGCGAGGCGGGCGGCAAGGTCTTCCACTCCGCCCGCTGGGACCACGACCACGACCTGACCGGCAAGCGCGTCGCGATGATCGGCACCGGCGCGTCCGCCATCCAGATCGTCCCCGCCATCCAGCCGAAGGTCGGCCGCCTCACCCTCTTCCAGCGCACCCCGCCGTGGGTGATGCCCCGCGTCGACCGGGCCGTCACCGCGCCCGAGCGCTGGCTCCACCGGCAGCTGCCGTTCACCGGCAAGGCCCGCCGGGGCATCCTGTGGGGCATCCGCGAGCTCCAGGTCGGCGCGTTCACCAAGCGGCCCGAAGTACTGTCGCTCGTCGAGGCGCTCGCCAAGGCGAACATGCACCGCGCCGTCAAGGACCCCGCCCTGCGCGCCAAGCTGACCCCGTCGTACCGGATCGGCTGCAAGCGCATCCTGCTGTCCAACGACTACTACCCGGCCGTCGCCCGCCCCAACGTGGACGTCGTCGCCGCCGGGCTGACCGAGGTGCGCGGCCGGACCGTCGTCGGCGCGGACGGCACCGAGGCCGAGGTCGACGTGATCATCTTCGGTACGGGCTTCCACGTCACCGACATGCCGATCGCCGAGCGCGTCGTCGGCGCCGAGGGGATCACCCTCGCCGAGGCGTGGAAGGACGGCATGGAGGCGCTGCGCGGCGCGACCGCCGCCGGGTTCCCCAACTTCATGACGGTCATCGGCCCCAACACCGGGCTCGGGAACTCCTCGATGATCCTCATGATCGAGTCGCAGCTGAACTACATGGCCGACTTCGTCCGCCAGCTCGGCCTCCTCGGCGAGGGCCGCGCCCTCGCCCCGCGCCCCTCCGCCGTCGCCGCGTGGAACCGGCGCGTCCAGGCGCGGATGGAGCGCACGGTGTGGAAGTCCGGCGGCTGCGACAGCTGGTACCTCGACGCCAACGGGCGCAACACGACCCTGTGGCCGGGCACCACGTCCGAGTTCCGGCGCGCGACACGGACCGTGGACCTCGGGGAGTACGAGGTGGTCCGGGCACCCGCCGGGGCCGCGGGAACCGGCAAGGCCGCCCCGCGCGGCCGTGAGGAGGCGACGGCGTGA
- a CDS encoding alpha/beta fold hydrolase produces the protein MNPTPYAAATPRALTAVSTDGQSLHVEEYGPEDAPAVVLAHGWTCSTDFWAAQVRDLATDHRVVVYDQRGHGATPPAAGPSGYSTRALADDLEAVLTATLAPGEKAVLAGHSMGGMTLMAAAGRPALRAHAAAVLLCSTGPSRLVPEALVVPLRAGALRTRITGAILGARAPLGPVTPVSKAILKYATMGPGSAPERVAECARIVHACPRAVRVAWSQVLAGLDLEAGVRELDVPAVVVAGTADRLTPPVHARALADALPRCVGLDVLPGVGHMTPVEAPEAVTSRLRELTAAYLRGADGPRTDTTPTPETTEEEAV, from the coding sequence GTGAACCCCACCCCGTACGCGGCGGCCACGCCCCGCGCCCTGACCGCCGTCTCCACCGACGGCCAGTCCCTGCACGTCGAGGAGTACGGCCCCGAGGACGCGCCCGCCGTCGTCCTGGCCCACGGCTGGACCTGCTCCACCGACTTCTGGGCCGCCCAGGTGCGGGACCTCGCCACCGACCACCGGGTCGTCGTCTACGACCAGCGCGGCCACGGCGCGACCCCGCCCGCCGCCGGACCTTCCGGCTACAGCACCCGGGCGCTCGCCGACGACCTGGAGGCGGTGCTCACCGCGACGCTCGCGCCAGGCGAGAAGGCCGTGCTGGCCGGGCACTCCATGGGCGGCATGACCCTGATGGCAGCCGCGGGGCGCCCCGCCCTGCGCGCCCACGCCGCCGCCGTCCTCCTGTGCAGCACCGGGCCGTCCCGGCTGGTCCCCGAGGCGCTCGTCGTGCCGCTGCGCGCGGGCGCCCTGCGGACCCGGATCACCGGCGCGATCCTCGGCGCCCGCGCCCCGCTCGGGCCCGTCACGCCCGTGTCGAAGGCGATCCTCAAGTACGCCACGATGGGCCCGGGTTCGGCGCCCGAGCGGGTCGCCGAGTGCGCCCGCATCGTGCACGCCTGCCCGCGCGCCGTGCGGGTCGCCTGGTCGCAGGTGCTGGCCGGGCTCGACCTGGAGGCGGGCGTACGGGAGCTGGACGTGCCGGCCGTGGTCGTCGCGGGCACCGCCGACCGGCTCACCCCGCCGGTCCACGCCCGCGCGCTGGCCGACGCCCTGCCGCGCTGCGTGGGCCTCGACGTCCTGCCGGGCGTCGGGCACATGACGCCCGTGGAGGCGCCCGAGGCGGTGACCTCCCGGCTGCGCGAACTGACCGCGGCGTACCTGCGCGGCGCGGACGGCCCCCGTACCGACACCACCCCCACCCCCGAGACGACGGAAGAGGAAGCCGTATGA
- a CDS encoding SDR family oxidoreductase translates to MSRVSLEGQVAVVTGGARGVGELLARKLSARGARIALVGLEPDELKRVAERLHTDSDWWHADVTDHEAMARVAAEVKERFGKVDVVVANAGVATGGPFADSDPVAWRRVIEVNLIGGAVTGRAFMPVLTESRGYFLQIASLAAITPAPMMTAYCASKSGVEAFAHSLRAEVAHRGVRVGVGYLSWTDTDMVRGADQDEVMRELRQRLPWPSNRTYPLGPAVDRLVQGIERRSAHVYAQWWLRGMQSVRGYLPSLIAAVGQREMRRFEPRLAGVARGLVGAGGAADERARAERD, encoded by the coding sequence ATGAGCAGGGTCAGCCTCGAAGGGCAGGTCGCCGTCGTCACGGGCGGCGCGCGCGGTGTCGGCGAGCTGCTGGCGCGCAAGCTCTCCGCGCGCGGCGCGAGGATCGCGCTGGTGGGCCTGGAGCCGGACGAGCTGAAGCGGGTCGCGGAGCGGCTGCACACCGACAGCGACTGGTGGCACGCGGACGTCACCGACCACGAGGCGATGGCGCGCGTCGCGGCCGAGGTGAAGGAGCGCTTCGGCAAGGTGGACGTCGTCGTCGCCAACGCCGGTGTCGCGACGGGCGGTCCGTTCGCGGACTCCGACCCGGTGGCGTGGCGGCGCGTCATCGAGGTCAACCTCATCGGCGGCGCCGTGACCGGGCGGGCGTTCATGCCCGTACTGACGGAGAGCCGCGGGTACTTCCTCCAGATCGCGTCGCTCGCCGCGATCACGCCCGCGCCGATGATGACGGCGTACTGCGCGTCCAAGTCGGGCGTGGAGGCGTTCGCGCACAGCCTGCGCGCGGAGGTCGCGCACCGGGGCGTGCGGGTCGGGGTCGGCTACCTGTCGTGGACGGACACCGACATGGTGCGCGGCGCCGACCAGGACGAGGTGATGCGGGAGTTGCGGCAGCGCCTGCCGTGGCCGTCCAACCGCACGTACCCGCTGGGCCCGGCCGTGGACCGGCTGGTGCAGGGCATCGAGCGGCGCTCGGCGCACGTGTACGCCCAGTGGTGGCTGCGCGGGATGCAGTCCGTACGGGGCTATCTGCCGTCGCTCATCGCGGCGGTGGGCCAGCGGGAGATGCGGCGCTTCGAGCCCCGTCTCGCGGGCGTGGCCCGGGGCCTCGTGGGGGCGGGCGGAGCCGCCGACGAGCGGGCGCGTGCGGAGCGTGACTGA
- a CDS encoding aminoglycoside phosphotransferase family protein, which translates to MSSAADVDGRRTVGEACASVGLRGGDAEPVRLAENGTWRLPGQCVAVRVGRGGRLAGMKREVWVARWLEGQGVPVVRPLDVDQPVELRGRPVTFWEELPPHQHGSAEDVAVLLRRLHGLPAPASGLGALDPFTGIAARIGAATTLSPDDRAWLRGLHRELAGAWRERPAGLPACAVHGDAWPGNFVRTEGGQRLVLDLERFSVGPPEWDLTSTAVRHRTTGAVTSAEYRGFCDAYGFDVTEWPGYGTLARIRELRMVTYAARHAGSNPACAGEARHRVACLRGHFGPRPWRWRGIL; encoded by the coding sequence ATGAGCTCCGCAGCCGACGTGGACGGGCGGCGGACGGTCGGCGAGGCGTGTGCCTCCGTCGGGCTGCGCGGTGGGGACGCCGAGCCCGTGCGGCTTGCGGAGAACGGGACATGGCGACTACCCGGTCAGTGCGTGGCCGTCCGTGTGGGAAGGGGCGGGCGGCTCGCTGGCATGAAGCGCGAGGTGTGGGTGGCGCGCTGGCTGGAGGGCCAGGGCGTGCCCGTCGTACGGCCGCTCGATGTGGACCAGCCCGTCGAACTGCGCGGCCGTCCCGTGACGTTCTGGGAGGAGTTGCCCCCTCACCAGCACGGCAGCGCTGAGGACGTGGCGGTGCTGCTGCGGCGGCTGCACGGGCTTCCCGCACCGGCCTCGGGCCTCGGTGCCCTGGACCCGTTCACCGGGATCGCCGCGCGGATCGGCGCGGCGACCACGCTCAGCCCGGACGACCGGGCCTGGCTCCGGGGTCTGCACCGGGAGTTGGCCGGCGCGTGGCGCGAGCGTCCGGCCGGACTGCCCGCGTGCGCCGTGCACGGCGACGCGTGGCCGGGCAACTTTGTCCGGACGGAAGGCGGGCAGCGCCTTGTGCTGGACTTGGAACGGTTCTCCGTCGGCCCACCCGAGTGGGACCTGACTTCCACGGCGGTGCGGCATCGGACCACCGGGGCGGTCACCTCGGCGGAGTACCGCGGTTTCTGCGACGCGTACGGCTTTGACGTGACCGAGTGGCCGGGCTACGGGACGCTCGCCCGCATCCGGGAGCTGCGCATGGTGACGTACGCGGCACGGCACGCGGGCAGCAACCCCGCCTGTGCCGGGGAGGCACGGCACCGAGTCGCCTGCCTGCGGGGCCACTTCGGGCCGCGTCCCTGGAGGTGGCGGGGCATCCTGTGA